A genomic window from Cytobacillus suaedae includes:
- the yabP gene encoding sporulation protein YabP, with protein sequence MSQYYEANGSNKGTVQEHDVVMRSRRLLDITGVKQVESFDNEEFLLETVMGFLAIRGQNLQMKNLDVDKGIVSIKGKVFDIVYLDEQHAEKAKGFFSKLFK encoded by the coding sequence ATGAGTCAATATTATGAAGCGAATGGATCAAACAAAGGGACTGTCCAGGAACATGATGTAGTTATGAGAAGTAGAAGACTACTTGATATTACAGGAGTAAAGCAGGTAGAAAGCTTTGATAACGAAGAGTTCTTGTTAGAAACAGTAATGGGCTTTTTAGCAATCCGGGGGCAAAATCTACAGATGAAAAATCTAGATGTAGATAAAGGTATTGTGTCAATTAAGGGTAAGGTGTTTGATATCGTCTATTTAGATGAGCAACACGCGGAGAAAGCTAAAGGATTCTTTAGCAAGTTATTTAAATGA
- a CDS encoding RNA-binding S4 domain-containing protein produces MRLDKFLKVSRIIKRRTLAKEVADQGRILINGDQAKASSNVKIGDTLTIRFGQKLVTARVTDLKETTKKEDASELYEILKEERIEDSQL; encoded by the coding sequence ATGCGTTTAGATAAATTTTTAAAAGTTTCTCGAATAATAAAGCGTCGAACATTAGCGAAAGAAGTAGCAGATCAAGGAAGAATCTTAATCAACGGTGATCAAGCAAAGGCTAGTTCCAATGTGAAAATTGGAGACACTCTTACTATTCGCTTTGGTCAAAAACTTGTTACTGCTAGAGTAACTGATTTGAAGGAAACAACAAAAAAGGAAGATGCATCTGAACTTTATGAAATTCTTAAAGAAGAGAGAATTGAAGATTCGCAACTCTGA
- a CDS encoding RNA-binding protein S1 encodes MSIEVGSKLQGKVTGITNFGAFVELPGGTTGLVHISEVADNYVKDINEHLKVGDEVEVKVINVEKDGKIGLSIKKAKEQPQREQREQREYRPRNNNGPRNNNRNEAPRAKENFEQKMSRFLKDSEDRLTSLKRHTESKRGGRGARRG; translated from the coding sequence ATGTCAATCGAAGTAGGCAGCAAGTTGCAAGGAAAAGTAACGGGAATAACAAATTTTGGGGCTTTCGTGGAGCTGCCAGGAGGTACAACAGGGCTTGTTCATATAAGTGAAGTTGCTGATAATTACGTAAAAGATATTAATGAACATCTTAAAGTCGGTGACGAAGTAGAAGTTAAGGTCATTAATGTTGAAAAAGATGGTAAGATTGGTTTGTCTATTAAAAAGGCGAAAGAACAACCACAACGTGAACAGCGTGAACAACGTGAATACCGTCCACGAAACAACAATGGTCCGCGCAACAATAACAGAAATGAAGCACCTCGTGCTAAAGAAAACTTTGAACAAAAAATGAGTCGTTTCTTAAAGGATAGTGAAGATCGTTTAACTTCATTAAAACGCCACACTGAATCAAAACGTGGTGGACGTGGAGCTAGAAGAGGCTAA
- a CDS encoding serine/threonine protein kinase, giving the protein MMNNTLKSQVCKVQPGTYITGKWHKHSYKIIQSLGYGATGVVYLAEGTKGKVALKISESSMSITSEVNVLKHFSKVQGSALGPSLLDVDDWVRPGFPKAISFYVMEYIKGESFLDFIQKKGNEWTGVLCLQLLADLDRLHQEGWVFGDLKPDNLIVTGPTPKIRCIDVGGTTINGRAIKEFTEFFDRGYWGMGTRRAEPTYDLFAVAMIMINAAFPKRFSKTADGKNQLKEVVRTNTMLRKYEKVLLNALNGRYQSAAEMRTDMLLHLSQKIVQPDQPSTRSNRHQIKKQSKPVNRTRTVSSSNKTVPQQKSKGGLVETVLIVLFVTLAYVLYIYGQIL; this is encoded by the coding sequence GTGATGAACAATACTTTGAAGAGTCAGGTATGTAAAGTTCAGCCAGGAACCTATATCACAGGGAAGTGGCATAAACATTCCTATAAAATCATTCAGTCTCTCGGTTATGGCGCTACTGGTGTAGTATATTTGGCCGAGGGTACTAAGGGCAAAGTAGCTTTGAAAATCAGTGAGAGTAGCATGTCAATTACTTCTGAAGTAAATGTGTTAAAGCATTTTTCAAAGGTCCAGGGATCTGCCCTTGGGCCTTCTTTATTAGATGTCGATGATTGGGTGCGTCCAGGCTTTCCTAAAGCAATCTCATTTTATGTAATGGAATATATAAAAGGTGAGAGTTTCTTAGATTTTATACAGAAAAAGGGAAATGAGTGGACCGGAGTGCTATGCTTACAATTGTTAGCAGATTTGGACAGGCTTCATCAAGAAGGTTGGGTCTTTGGAGATTTAAAGCCTGATAATCTAATTGTGACTGGCCCTACACCCAAAATAAGATGCATTGATGTTGGTGGGACGACGATTAATGGTAGAGCGATAAAAGAGTTTACAGAGTTTTTCGATCGTGGTTATTGGGGAATGGGTACACGAAGGGCTGAACCAACCTATGATTTATTTGCAGTTGCCATGATTATGATAAACGCTGCATTTCCAAAGCGCTTCTCTAAAACAGCCGATGGAAAAAATCAATTGAAGGAAGTCGTTCGAACAAATACCATGCTCCGTAAATATGAAAAAGTATTACTAAATGCACTTAATGGGAGATACCAAAGTGCAGCTGAAATGAGAACGGATATGCTTCTTCATCTAAGTCAAAAAATTGTTCAGCCAGATCAGCCTTCGACAAGAAGCAATCGGCACCAAATCAAAAAACAAAGTAAGCCAGTAAATAGAACGAGAACAGTAAGTAGTAGTAATAAAACAGTCCCACAACAAAAGTCAAAAGGTGGACTAGTAGAAACAGTCCTCATCGTACTATTTGTAACACTGGCTTATGTACTATATATCTACGGCCAGATTTTATAA
- the spoIIE gene encoding stage II sporulation protein E, with protein sequence MEKIERNLIEPVGEVNFEKSQYALSRWFSRLQSTIRHLLLHKGLLIILIGFLLGRALILAKITPFALPFFAAVLLIRKDRAGLAMLALLAGSMTLSVNVTMYVFGSIVLFTLCHKVSKRLKFESVKALPFLVLIASLLTKTTIIYLTQGELTLYDGMLSVVEAGLGFILTLIFLQSVPLLAVRKRHQTLKTEEVICIIILIASVMTGTIGWSIYDLSVEHILSRYLVLLFAFVAGATTGSTVGVVTGLVLSLANVASLYQMSLLAFSGLLGGLLKDGKKVGVSIGLIIGTLLIGLYGEGSNQLLATLYESLIAIGLFLVTPRIITSNLAKFIPGTSEHSAEQQQYLRKIRDVTANRVSQFSTVFQALSNSFSNYGLPIEEEDQDREIDYFLSNVTEKTCQTCFKKEQCWSKNFTTTYDYMKKIMHEIDDNSVVYNHQLNREWDKHCVKSKKVIDAIGKELSHYQANQKLKKQVLESRRLVADQLLGVSQVMGDFAKEIQRERENHHLQEEQILESLQAFGIEIGHVEIYNLEQGNVDIEMSVPYCNGSGESEKIIAPMLSDILGETISVKKEECSAYPNGYCHVSFGSVKAFVIETGVAHAAKGGGLVSGDCYSTIELGVGKYAVAISDGMGNGVRAHHESNETLQLLQKILKSGIEEKVAIKSVNSILSLRTTDEIFSTLDLAMIDLQDASAKFLKIGSTPSYVKRGEKIIRIQASNLPMGIIQEFEVDVVSEQLKAGDFLIMMSDGVFEGPRHVENYDMWMKRKISEIESKDPQEIADILMEEVIRTRAGNIEDDMTVVVTQIKRNIPKWAAIPSYSYRKKAQ encoded by the coding sequence ATGGAGAAAATTGAAAGGAACCTCATTGAGCCAGTTGGGGAAGTTAATTTCGAAAAGTCTCAATACGCATTGTCTCGTTGGTTTAGCCGCCTTCAATCGACAATACGTCACTTGCTATTACACAAAGGGTTACTCATTATTTTGATCGGCTTTTTACTGGGACGAGCTTTAATCCTTGCCAAAATTACGCCATTTGCCTTGCCATTCTTCGCTGCAGTACTGTTAATTCGTAAGGATCGCGCTGGACTAGCAATGCTTGCATTATTAGCAGGATCCATGACGTTATCTGTAAATGTAACCATGTATGTATTTGGATCTATCGTATTGTTTACTCTATGTCATAAGGTTTCTAAGAGATTAAAATTTGAATCGGTAAAGGCATTACCTTTTCTAGTACTAATTGCGTCTCTATTAACAAAAACGACAATTATCTATCTCACACAAGGTGAGCTAACATTATATGACGGAATGCTTTCAGTCGTTGAAGCGGGTCTTGGGTTTATATTAACTCTTATTTTTCTACAAAGTGTGCCTCTATTAGCGGTTAGGAAACGACATCAAACTTTGAAAACAGAAGAGGTCATTTGTATTATCATATTAATTGCTTCGGTCATGACCGGCACAATAGGTTGGTCTATATACGATTTATCAGTTGAACATATTCTTTCAAGGTATTTAGTATTATTATTTGCTTTTGTTGCTGGAGCAACAACTGGATCAACGGTTGGTGTTGTAACTGGTTTAGTATTAAGTTTGGCAAACGTTGCTAGTTTATATCAAATGAGTTTATTAGCTTTCTCAGGACTGCTTGGTGGATTACTAAAGGACGGAAAAAAGGTCGGTGTCTCAATCGGTTTAATTATTGGTACTCTATTAATTGGTTTATATGGTGAAGGATCAAATCAATTACTTGCAACATTATATGAATCCCTTATAGCTATTGGATTATTCTTGGTTACACCAAGGATCATTACAAGTAATCTAGCAAAATTTATTCCAGGAACATCTGAACATTCGGCAGAACAACAACAGTATTTACGAAAAATAAGAGATGTTACTGCAAATAGAGTGTCTCAGTTCTCAACTGTGTTTCAAGCCCTCTCTAATAGTTTCTCAAACTATGGACTACCTATTGAGGAGGAGGACCAAGATCGAGAAATAGATTACTTTTTAAGTAATGTAACAGAGAAAACATGTCAAACTTGTTTCAAGAAGGAACAGTGCTGGTCGAAAAACTTTACTACAACATATGATTATATGAAGAAAATTATGCATGAAATTGATGATAATTCAGTGGTGTATAACCATCAGTTGAATCGAGAATGGGACAAGCATTGTGTTAAGTCGAAAAAAGTCATTGATGCAATTGGAAAAGAATTATCACACTATCAAGCCAATCAAAAGTTAAAAAAACAAGTTCTAGAAAGTAGAAGATTGGTTGCAGATCAGCTCTTAGGAGTTTCGCAAGTAATGGGTGATTTTGCTAAGGAGATTCAAAGAGAGCGTGAAAATCATCATCTACAAGAAGAACAAATATTAGAATCATTACAAGCCTTTGGGATTGAAATAGGGCATGTGGAAATTTATAACTTAGAACAAGGAAATGTTGATATTGAAATGAGTGTTCCGTATTGTAACGGAAGTGGGGAAAGTGAAAAAATCATTGCTCCAATGCTTTCAGATATTTTAGGAGAGACTATTTCGGTAAAAAAAGAAGAATGCTCAGCCTATCCAAACGGATATTGTCATGTTTCATTTGGTTCGGTAAAAGCATTTGTTATTGAGACAGGTGTAGCTCATGCTGCAAAAGGTGGAGGTCTAGTATCTGGAGATTGTTATTCAACCATTGAACTAGGGGTTGGCAAATATGCAGTAGCAATTAGTGATGGCATGGGTAATGGAGTGAGAGCTCATCACGAAAGCAATGAAACCCTGCAGCTTTTACAAAAAATTCTTAAGTCAGGGATTGAAGAAAAAGTTGCTATCAAGTCAGTGAACTCCATTTTATCTTTACGCACCACAGATGAAATATTCTCCACCCTAGATTTGGCTATGATAGATTTACAGGATGCTTCCGCAAAATTCTTGAAAATTGGTTCAACGCCAAGCTATGTAAAACGAGGGGAAAAGATCATTAGAATACAAGCTAGTAATTTACCGATGGGTATTATTCAAGAGTTTGAGGTAGATGTGGTAAGTGAACAATTAAAAGCAGGAGACTTCTTAATAATGATGAGCGATGGCGTTTTTGAAGGGCCAAGGCATGTTGAAAATTATGACATGTGGATGAAACGAAAAATCAGTGAAATAGAGTCTAAAGATCCGCAAGAAATTGCTGATATTTTAATGGAAGAAGTCATTCGTACAAGAGCAGGAAATATAGAAGATGATATGACAGTTGTAGTCACACAGATAAAGAGAAATATTCCAAAGTGGGCTGCTATTCCTTCGTATTCATATCGAAAGAAAGCTCAATAA
- the mazG gene encoding nucleoside triphosphate pyrophosphohydrolase yields MAKNISIIGLGAGDMNQLSLGLYRKIKAASHLYLRTKEHPVVNDLVKEGIIFQSFDEIYEKHEQFEDVYEEIVNELCAQANDKDIVYAVPGHPLVAEKTVQLLLTKKGEYSVVVEGGQSFIDPLFAALEIDPIDGFQFVDALSFDNSQLQLNQHIIICQVYDQMIASNVKLSLMEQLPDDYDVYIVTAAGSEQQLIKKVPLYELDRGMELTNLTSVYVPPVREERLLYHQFSTLRTVIAALRGPGGCPWDQKQTHKSLKKYLLEEAYELIEAIDNEDDDHMAEELGDVLLQIMLHSQIAEEEGMFTVSDVIQGITEKMIRRHPHVFGDVTADSVDDVISNWNEIKKKEKSNTEEGSLLDGVSKSLPGLSKAYKYQAKAATVGFDWKDVKPMWEKVDEELKEFKDELNSEVLSQEKILSEFGDILFAFVNIGRYYNIDPEEAITATNHKFYRRFTYIEKEVRNQGKQMESLSLEELDSIWEESKKQGL; encoded by the coding sequence ATGGCAAAAAACATAAGTATTATTGGACTTGGAGCCGGCGATATGAATCAATTATCTCTTGGTTTATACCGAAAGATCAAAGCAGCAAGTCATTTATACTTACGAACGAAGGAACATCCCGTTGTTAATGATCTTGTGAAAGAGGGGATAATCTTTCAATCGTTTGATGAAATCTATGAAAAACATGAGCAATTTGAGGATGTATATGAAGAAATCGTAAATGAACTTTGTGCACAGGCAAATGATAAGGATATTGTTTATGCTGTTCCAGGCCATCCGCTAGTAGCAGAAAAAACAGTACAGCTATTATTGACCAAAAAGGGTGAATACTCAGTAGTGGTTGAGGGTGGACAGAGCTTTATTGATCCTCTTTTTGCTGCACTAGAGATAGATCCAATCGACGGTTTTCAATTTGTTGATGCATTATCGTTTGATAACAGCCAATTGCAACTTAATCAACATATTATTATCTGTCAGGTTTATGATCAGATGATTGCATCAAATGTAAAGCTAAGCTTAATGGAGCAACTTCCAGATGACTATGATGTATATATTGTAACTGCTGCAGGAAGTGAACAGCAGCTAATTAAAAAGGTTCCTTTGTATGAACTGGACCGCGGAATGGAGTTAACCAATTTAACAAGTGTTTATGTTCCTCCAGTAAGAGAAGAGAGGTTGCTTTACCATCAATTTTCAACCTTACGTACAGTTATAGCTGCATTAAGGGGACCAGGGGGATGCCCATGGGACCAAAAGCAAACACATAAATCCTTAAAGAAATATTTACTTGAAGAAGCGTATGAACTTATTGAGGCCATTGATAATGAGGACGATGATCATATGGCAGAAGAGCTTGGAGATGTACTCCTTCAAATTATGTTACATTCCCAAATTGCCGAGGAAGAAGGAATGTTTACTGTTAGTGATGTCATTCAAGGCATAACAGAAAAAATGATCAGAAGACATCCCCATGTATTTGGAGATGTTACAGCAGATAGCGTTGATGACGTTATAAGTAATTGGAACGAGATTAAAAAGAAGGAAAAATCGAATACAGAAGAAGGGTCTCTCCTAGATGGTGTATCTAAAAGCCTTCCGGGATTATCAAAGGCCTATAAATATCAAGCAAAAGCAGCAACCGTTGGATTTGATTGGAAAGACGTTAAGCCAATGTGGGAAAAGGTTGATGAGGAATTGAAAGAATTTAAGGATGAACTTAATTCAGAGGTGCTCAGCCAAGAGAAGATCCTTTCCGAGTTTGGGGATATATTGTTTGCTTTTGTTAATATAGGTAGATATTATAACATCGATCCTGAAGAGGCAATAACAGCAACCAATCATAAATTTTATAGACGGTTTACCTATATAGAAAAAGAGGTAAGAAACCAGGGGAAACAAATGGAATCACTTTCACTTGAAGAGTTAGATTCAATTTGGGAAGAATCAAAAAAACAAGGACTTTAA
- the spoVT gene encoding stage V sporulation protein T, whose product MKATGIVRRIDDLGRVVIPKEIRRTLRIREGDPLEIFVDRDGEVILKKYSPISELSDFAKEYAEALYDSLGHPVLICDRDVFIAMAGGSKKEYLNKNVSELIEKTMDDRSSVLETEEKQVAIVDGNEETVSSYTVGPIVANGDPIGAVVILSKEKALGEVEQKAVETAAGFLARQMEQ is encoded by the coding sequence ATGAAAGCAACTGGTATTGTTCGTCGTATTGATGATTTAGGTAGAGTAGTAATTCCAAAAGAAATCCGTAGAACTTTACGGATTCGGGAAGGGGATCCGCTTGAAATCTTTGTCGATCGTGACGGAGAGGTTATCCTCAAAAAGTACTCACCTATAAGCGAGCTAAGTGATTTTGCTAAAGAGTATGCAGAGGCTTTGTATGACAGCTTAGGCCATCCTGTTCTCATCTGTGACAGAGATGTATTTATTGCTATGGCTGGCGGTTCCAAGAAGGAATACTTAAATAAGAATGTCAGTGAACTGATTGAAAAAACAATGGATGACCGAAGCTCTGTTCTAGAGACGGAGGAGAAACAAGTTGCAATTGTTGATGGAAATGAAGAAACCGTTTCCTCCTATACTGTAGGTCCGATTGTTGCAAATGGTGATCCAATTGGTGCTGTTGTCATACTCTCTAAAGAGAAGGCATTAGGAGAAGTTGAGCAAAAGGCCGTAGAAACTGCTGCAGGATTTTTAGCTCGTCAAATGGAGCAATAA
- a CDS encoding septum formation initiator family protein, giving the protein MAAIRKQKVTQIQSPYVANYEQSEQKNNMKRKGLFRRLIAFAIFAAIISYGLISTLMAQSATIREKESERQQLDEQLVKLKEEQIYLEEEIVKLNDDEYIAKIARRDYFLSKDGEIIFKIADESSSY; this is encoded by the coding sequence ATGGCAGCGATAAGGAAACAAAAAGTAACTCAGATCCAATCACCATATGTGGCTAATTATGAACAATCGGAACAAAAAAACAACATGAAGCGAAAAGGGTTATTTCGAAGACTTATAGCCTTTGCCATTTTTGCGGCAATCATTTCTTATGGGTTAATTTCAACGCTTATGGCTCAATCGGCAACAATTAGAGAAAAAGAGTCAGAACGTCAACAGTTAGATGAACAGCTCGTAAAGTTAAAAGAAGAGCAGATTTATCTAGAAGAAGAAATTGTTAAACTTAACGATGATGAATATATTGCAAAGATTGCTAGAAGAGATTATTTCTTATCAAAGGATGGAGAAATCATCTTTAAGATCGCAGATGAATCCTCGTCTTATTGA
- a CDS encoding polysaccharide biosynthesis protein: MSVQSKSKIQGLLEGAFILTIAGIITKILSAAYRVPYQNIVGDIGFYIYQQVYPIYGIALVLSIYGFPVVISKLIAERYEHKDDSGAQRILIISFVLLSFMGLSIFSFLYWGADFIAGMMGDYKLASLIKVTSFSFLLLPVISLFRGYFQGRNNMIPTASSQIVEQLVRVITILLFSYLLLLNGYSIYEAGAGAIFGSVLGGFTAILVLFYYLFGKKTLPIKKVNWRKVIKSSRGTIKVIVIQGFTISVSGLLLIVIQLVDSFTLYSLLVSNGMEETAAKVLKGVYDRGQPLIQLGTVVATSLSLTLVPLIASAKKREDFTFIIKKVTISLKIAVVIGVGAAVGLASIITPTNRMLFQNSTGSQELMVLAISILFTTIIMTISAILNGLGYSYFPAFIVIIGVFIKMGLNILLIPSYSIMGAALATVISFLLIAILNGIFLYKKLPIRTVNNRTLIMTLFAAAVMIFTLFVYKSILHFIVGETVDSRLFSTFHSLSAVLLGGMVYILVIIRGNAFTREELAYFPLGEKATILLRTRKQGR; this comes from the coding sequence ATGAGCGTCCAATCCAAAAGTAAAATTCAAGGGTTATTGGAAGGGGCATTTATTTTAACGATTGCTGGTATTATTACAAAAATCTTAAGTGCAGCCTACCGAGTTCCCTATCAAAATATTGTTGGAGATATAGGGTTTTATATATATCAACAGGTGTATCCTATCTATGGTATCGCCTTAGTCCTTTCTATATATGGATTTCCTGTTGTCATTTCTAAATTAATTGCAGAGCGGTATGAACATAAAGATGACAGCGGAGCACAAAGGATTCTGATTATCTCTTTTGTTTTATTATCTTTCATGGGTTTAAGTATTTTTTCTTTCTTATACTGGGGAGCAGATTTTATCGCAGGGATGATGGGTGATTATAAGCTAGCTTCCCTAATCAAAGTAACTTCCTTCTCTTTTCTATTGTTACCGGTTATTTCTCTTTTTCGTGGTTACTTCCAAGGACGTAATAATATGATCCCTACTGCATCATCTCAAATAGTTGAACAGCTTGTACGTGTGATAACAATCTTGCTTTTTTCTTATCTACTGCTGTTAAATGGTTATAGTATTTATGAAGCGGGAGCGGGGGCTATATTTGGATCTGTTCTAGGTGGTTTTACAGCGATACTAGTTTTGTTTTATTATCTTTTTGGTAAAAAAACACTACCTATTAAAAAGGTTAATTGGAGGAAAGTAATAAAATCCAGTCGTGGGACAATCAAGGTGATTGTTATTCAAGGGTTTACGATTAGCGTTAGTGGGTTATTACTTATCGTCATTCAATTGGTCGATTCTTTTACCCTTTATTCATTGTTAGTTTCAAATGGGATGGAGGAGACAGCTGCCAAGGTCTTAAAAGGTGTTTATGATCGAGGACAGCCTCTAATTCAATTAGGTACGGTCGTAGCAACATCATTATCTTTAACACTTGTTCCACTTATAGCTAGTGCAAAGAAAAGAGAGGATTTTACTTTTATCATTAAAAAGGTAACGATCTCTTTAAAAATCGCTGTAGTTATTGGAGTTGGTGCAGCGGTTGGATTAGCTAGCATTATAACCCCAACCAATAGAATGTTATTTCAGAATTCTACTGGTTCGCAAGAATTAATGGTCTTGGCTATTTCAATCTTGTTTACAACCATTATTATGACAATCTCTGCTATTTTAAATGGACTAGGATATTCTTATTTCCCAGCATTCATTGTAATAATAGGTGTTTTTATAAAAATGGGATTAAATATACTACTAATTCCCTCTTACTCCATTATGGGAGCTGCACTCGCTACTGTGATTTCATTTTTATTGATTGCAATTTTGAATGGCATATTTTTATATAAAAAACTACCAATACGAACCGTTAATAACAGAACTTTAATTATGACATTATTTGCGGCTGCGGTGATGATATTTACCCTTTTCGTATATAAAAGTATTCTACATTTTATTGTTGGTGAAACGGTTGATTCAAGGTTGTTTTCAACTTTTCACTCGCTTTCAGCAGTTTTACTTGGCGGTATGGTGTACATACTTGTAATTATTAGAGGAAACGCATTTACAAGAGAAGAATTAGCTTACTTTCCACTTGGAGAGAAAGCAACAATTCTACTAAGAACTCGTAAACAAGGAAGGTAA
- the yabQ gene encoding spore cortex biosynthesis protein YabQ, with amino-acid sequence MSLTTQFYTMIAMIGMGSYLGAALDTYGRFLKRPKRARWLVFINDILFWVLQGLIIFYILLSVNEGELRFYVFLALLCGFAAYQSLLRTSYQGFLEVLIRAAVRTYRFLEKTFHLFIVRPIQLLIQLILVLLMGLLNILIAIGKILLSIFTVIVKVLLSPFKWIGLLLWRMLPQNLKKFLLKYFTSFAGIPKHAKNMKHMIIKWWNKIRKS; translated from the coding sequence ATGAGCCTAACGACACAATTCTACACAATGATTGCCATGATTGGCATGGGAAGCTATTTAGGTGCTGCGCTTGATACATATGGTCGCTTTCTAAAGCGACCAAAGCGTGCTAGATGGCTTGTATTTATTAACGATATCTTGTTTTGGGTGTTACAAGGCCTCATTATTTTTTATATACTTTTATCTGTGAATGAGGGGGAGCTACGCTTTTATGTATTCCTTGCTCTTCTATGTGGATTTGCTGCCTATCAAAGCTTATTACGTACAAGCTATCAAGGGTTTCTTGAAGTCCTGATTCGTGCTGCAGTAAGAACCTATCGATTCCTGGAGAAAACATTCCATCTTTTCATTGTGAGACCAATTCAATTACTCATTCAGTTAATACTTGTTTTATTAATGGGTCTACTTAACATTCTCATTGCCATTGGGAAAATACTTTTAAGTATTTTTACCGTTATTGTAAAAGTTTTACTTTCCCCGTTTAAATGGATTGGGTTATTATTATGGAGGATGCTTCCGCAAAATTTGAAGAAATTTTTGTTAAAATATTTTACGAGTTTTGCAGGGATTCCAAAGCATGCAAAGAATATGAAACATATGATAATTAAATGGTGGAATAAAATTCGTAAGTCTTAA
- a CDS encoding VWA domain-containing protein, whose amino-acid sequence MRKGTLKQILLITDGCSNQGEDPVAMSALAKEQGITVNVIGVMDQDTIDEQGMQEIESIAAASGGVHQVVYAQQLSHTVQMVTRQAMTQTLQGVINKELQQILGSQSSMEDLPPEKRGEVMEVVDELGETVELEVLVLVDTSASMKHKLPTVKEALLDLSLSLNARMGDNRFGVFVFPGKRNDVEKVLDWTPKLESLTSIFPKLTTGGITPTGPAIKEALTYFKKKRSLRSLITRDEQYFEESGM is encoded by the coding sequence ATGAGGAAAGGAACTTTAAAACAAATTCTATTAATTACAGATGGTTGCTCTAATCAGGGGGAAGACCCAGTAGCAATGTCTGCTTTAGCCAAAGAACAAGGTATTACTGTTAATGTAATTGGAGTTATGGATCAAGATACAATAGATGAACAAGGTATGCAGGAAATAGAAAGTATTGCAGCAGCAAGTGGTGGAGTTCATCAAGTAGTTTATGCTCAGCAACTTTCACATACTGTACAAATGGTTACTAGACAAGCAATGACACAAACCTTACAGGGAGTCATTAATAAAGAGCTTCAACAAATATTAGGCTCTCAAAGTTCTATGGAAGATCTGCCTCCTGAAAAAAGAGGAGAGGTAATGGAAGTAGTGGATGAGCTTGGCGAGACAGTTGAACTTGAAGTTCTTGTTCTTGTCGACACGAGTGCCAGTATGAAACACAAACTGCCAACAGTCAAAGAAGCATTACTTGACCTATCTTTAAGCTTAAATGCAAGAATGGGTGACAATCGATTTGGCGTTTTCGTATTTCCTGGGAAAAGGAATGATGTCGAAAAAGTGCTAGATTGGACACCTAAGCTCGAATCGTTGACGAGTATTTTTCCAAAGCTGACCACAGGAGGTATAACTCCAACAGGCCCAGCCATAAAAGAAGCACTTACTTACTTTAAGAAAAAGCGTTCGTTAAGGAGCTTGATTACTCGTGATGAACAATACTTTGAAGAGTCAGGTATGTAA